The following coding sequences are from one Musa acuminata AAA Group cultivar baxijiao chromosome BXJ1-6, Cavendish_Baxijiao_AAA, whole genome shotgun sequence window:
- the LOC135676368 gene encoding protein ETHYLENE-INSENSITIVE 3-like 1a — MMGGLLMEGMVYPGGPNYAQLFASNDEKNLSYGSLLHQPSLGECIVGEGDLVDPPPENFAEAGDEESDEDIDVEELERRMWRDRMRLKRLREQQQNKNKEQGDTAKQHQSQEQARRKKMSRAQDGILKYMLKMMEVCQAQGFVYGIIPEKGKPVSGASDNLRGWWKEKVRFDRNGPAAIAKYQADNAIPGSSSETIPGTVSPHSLQELQDTTLGSLLSALMQHCDPPQRRFPLEKGVAPPWWPTGREEWWPELGFPKDQGPPPYKKPHDLKKAWKVSVLTAVIKHMSPDIEKIRRLVRQSKCLQDKMTAKEIATWLAVVKQEEDVYLKLHPNTCPPPSSGSAISFNSSCSDYDIEGADEGKSEDAVIQNPAADGNTFSLSATMGNEKFVISVPMKEEINCDFIQKRTAAEPQLMLNQRVYTCDNAKCPHHDFRQGFTDRNARNRHQYLCKYQNTFPQSLTMLSDNFQVNESKPPVVPMSSNAQPNATRLGSSLNPVHVSDLGIPSDGQKSINELMGFYDNNVNGNKNLTLGSVSVLEGSNSLQSRIQMEDNFFRQETGTGGSLFEQVGSLVQQPQFFLREDMMPFGQQFSNQPNELSGGFRFRSGLNIPAMDYSDVSQRGMGGSLQKHDGSSWFY; from the coding sequence ATGATGGGGGGGCTATTAATGGAGGGCATGGTGTATCCTGGAGGTCCTAATTACGCGCAACTTTTCGCCTCGAATGATGAGAAGAATCTTAGTTATGGTAGCCTCCTCCATCAGCCTTCATTGGGTGAATGCATAGTGGGAGAGGGAGACCTGGTAGATCCTCCTCCCGAAAACTTTGCTGAGGCTGGTGATGAAGAAAGTGATGAAGATATCGACGTAGAAGAGCTCGAACGACGCATGTGGAGGGATCGGATGCGCTTGAAGCGTTTGAGGGAACAACAACAGAACAAAAACAAGGAGCAAGGGGACACGGCAAAGCAGCATCAGTCGCAGGAGCAAGCCCGCCGAAAGAAGATGTCTCGTGCACAGGACGGGATCCTTAAGTACATGCTGAAAATGATGGAGGTATGCCAAGCTCAGGGATTCGTTTATGGTATTATTCCAGAGAAGGGCAAACCGGTTAGCGGCGCCTCTGACAACCTTAGAGGTTGGTGGAAGGAGAAGGTCAGGTTTGACAGGAACGGACCTGCGGCTATAGCCAAGTACCAGGCCGATAATGCCATCCCTGGATCCAGTAGTGAGACGATCCCTGGGACTGTGAGCCCTCATTCTTTGCAGGAGCTTCAGGACACCACGTTGGGCTCTCTCCTGTCAGCTCTTATGCAGCACTGCGACCCACCGCAGCGGAGGTTCCCCCTGGAGAAGGGAGTTGCACCGCCGTGGTGGCCTACTGGAAGGGAGGAGTGGTGGCCTGAATTGGGTTTTCCGAAAGATCAGGGCCCGCCACCATACAAGAAACCACATGATCTGAAGAAGGCTTGGAAAGTTAGCGTCTTGACTGCGGTGATCAAGCATATGTCTCCTGATATCGAAAAGATTCGTCGGCTAGTCAGGCAGTCTAAGTGCCTTCAAGACAAGATGACTGCTAAGGAGATCGCAACATGGCTTGCTGTTGTGAAGCAGGAAGAGGATGTGTATTTGAAGCTGCACCCGAATACTTGCCCTCCCCCATCCTCCGGGAGTGCCATCTCCTTCAACAGCAGCTGCAGCGATTATGATATAGAAGGTGCTgatgaaggcaagagcgaagatgCAGTAATTCAGAATCCTGCTGCCGATGGAAATACTTTTAGCCTGAGTGCAACCATGGGGAACGAGAAGTTTGTCATCTCCGTGCCAATGAAAGAAGAGATCAACTGTGATTTCATCCAAAAGAGAACTGCTGCTGAGCCACAACTGATGCTGAACCAGCGCGTTTACACCTGCGATAATGCAAAGTGCCCACACCATGATTTTCGCCAAGGATTTACAGACAGGAATGCTCGAAACAGACACCAGTACCTCTGCAAGTATCAGAACACATTTCCTCAATCTCTCACGATGCTATCTGACAACTTTCAGGTGAATGAGAGCAAGCCCCCGGTTGTTCCTATGTCATCAAATGCTCAACCTAATGCAACTCGGCTCGGGTCAAGCCTCAATCctgtacatgtctctgatttgGGAATTCCTTCTGATGGACAAAAGTCGATCAATGAGTTGATGGGTTTCTACGACAACAATGTTAATGGTAACAAGAACTTGACTTTGGGAAGCGTTTCTGTGTTGGAAGGGTCAAATTCTCTCCAGAGCAGAATTCAGATGGAAGACAACTTCTTCAGGCAGGAGACAGGAACGGGTGGCAGTCTCTTCGAACAAGTTGGCAGCTTGGTTCAGCAACCACAGTTCTTCCTCCGTGAGGACATGATGCCATTCGGGCAACAATTCAGCAACCAACCCAATGAATTAAGTGGTGGCTTCAGATTCAGATCTGGCTTAAACATACCTGCAATGGATTATTCTGATGTATCGCAGAGAGGAATGGGGGGTTCACTGCAGAAGCATGATGGATCCAGCTGGTTCTACTGA
- the LOC135676369 gene encoding RNA-binding protein P-like has protein sequence MAKKRKLTPSSAVKAPAPVVEPKEEPVQEESGPDVPIDESQEERTPTGADANPPVHENAQSDAASEDLGGASAGGVGVGNDAEEVVENDPTSIQKLLEPFPRDHLVELLRDAAVRHPDVLAEIHRIADLDPAHRKIFVHGLGWDTNAETLTAAFRQYGEIEDCNAVMDKATGKSKGYGFILFKHRAGARRALEQPQKKIGNRVTACQLASAGPVPPPAPPVSEYTQRKIFVSNVGAEIDPQKLLQFFAKFGEIEEGPLGLDKLTGKPKGFALFVYKTIESAKKALEEPHKNFDGHILHCQKAIDGPKPNKLGFQFQATAAHHGGLHQVAGGLLGSHFSRTDKPGYLGGVGSHLSSASGAGHLMAPSASGLGFNQASQPAAAAVAAAAGLNPALGQALTAFLATQGAGLGLTNLVAGSVVNQGVPGSLANSSGHGLNSGYGGGLGGNINTGVIGGYGSQAHTQGGYGNASIGQGGAGRNQTGFGQMGGLGPYLGR, from the coding sequence ATGGCCAAGAAGCGAAAGCTCACGCCTTCCTCTGCCGTCAAAGCGCCCGCGCCCGTCGTAGAACCCAAGGAGGAGCCCGTCCAAGAAGAGTCCGGCCCGGATGTTCCGATCGATGAGTCCCAGGAGGAACGAACCCCGACCGGAGCCGATGCGAACCCTCCGGTCCATGAGAACGCCCAATCCGACGCGGCCTCTGAAGACCTTGGTGGCGCCTCCGCCGGGGGCGTCGGTGTCGGCAACGAcgcggaggaggtggtggagaacGATCCGACCTCGATCCAGAAGCTCCTCGAGCCATTCCCCAGGGACCACCTGGTCGAGCTCCTTCGCGACGCCGCTGTGAGGCACCCGGACGTGCTGGCGGAGATCCACCGCATCGCCGACCTGGACCCTGCCCACCGCAAGATTTTCGTCCATGGCCTCGGTTGGGACACCAACGCAGAGACGCTCACCGCCGCCTTTCGCCAATATGGCGAGATCGAGGACTGCAACGCGGTCATGGACAAGGCGACCGGCAAGTCCAAGGGTTATGGCTTCATCCTCTTTAAGCACCGTGCCGGCGCCCGCCGCGCCCTCGAGCAGCCTCAGAAGAAGATCGGCAACCGCGTGACCGCGTGCCAGCTCGCGTCCGCTGGTCCTGTGCCACCACCAGCACCGCCGGTGTCGGAGTACACCCAGAGGAAGATTTTTGTCAGCAACGTTGGGGCGGAGATCGATCCCCAGAAGCTGTTACAGTTCTTTGCCAAGTTTGGGGAGATCGAGGAGGGGCCACTAGGGTTGGATAAGCTGACCGGGAAGCCCAAGGGGTTTGCTTTATTTGTTTACAAGACGATTGAGAGTGCAAAGAAAGCATTGGAGGAGCCCCACAAGAATTTCGATGGTCACATTCTGCATTGCCAGAAGGCAATCGATGGACCGAAGCCAAACAAGCTGGGGTTCCAGTTTCAGGCTACAGCGGCTCACCATGGTGGCTTGCATCAGGTTGCTGGTGGACTGCTTGGTTCACACTTTTCGAGGACTGACAAGCCCGGGTATTTGGGAGGTGTCGGTAGTCATCTGTCTAGTGCCTCAGGTGCTGGGCACCTGATGGCCCCTTCAGCGAGTGGATTGGGTTTCAACCAGGCTTCTCAACCAGCTGCTGCTGCAGTGGCTGCAGCAGCAGGGTTGAATCCTGCATTGGGGCAGGCTCTGACTGCATTCCTTGCGACTCAAGGAGCTGGTTTGGGCTTGACGAACCTTGTGGCAGGATCAGTCGTGAACCAGGGAGTTCCTGGATCATTGGCAAACAGCTCTGGGCATGGATTGAACAGTGGTTATGGTGGTGGCCTTGGGGGAAACATTAATACGGGGGTGATCGGAGGATATGGCTCACAGGCACATACGCAGGGTGGATATGGGAATGCTTCGATTGGACAGGGAGGCGCTGGAAGGAACCAAACAGGATTTGGGCAAATGGGTGGCCTAGGCCCTTACCTGGGTCGTTAG